In bacterium, the genomic stretch GAGGCTCAGGATATTCCCGGCTCCTCCCCGCGAGCGTTACTCTAACTACATCCCGTACTTCGCGATTATCCCGTCCTTGTCCAAGCCGATAATGCCGTACTTGGCTCCGACCTTGGCGAAGGCCGCCACGCACTTGTCTATGTGCGCCTTCTCGTGGGCGGCGGAGAGCTGGACGCGGATGCGCGCCTGGCCGTTGGGCACCACCGGGAACGAGAAGCCGATGACGTAGATGCCCTCGGCGTACATGTCGCGGGCCATGTCGTTGGCCAGCTTGGCGTTGTAGAGCATGACCGGGACTATCGGCGTCTCGCCGGGCCGGACGTTCAAGCCGGCGGCGGTTATCTTCTCCCGGAAGTACTTGGTGTTCGACTCCAGCTTGTCCCGGCGCTCCGTGCTCCGGGTGATTATCTCCAAAACCTTGAGCGAGGCGGCGGTGATGACCGGGGCAAGGGAGTTCGAGAAGAGGAAGGGCCGGGCCTTCTGGCGGCAGAGCTCGATCAGCTCCCGGCGCCCCGAGACGCACCCGCCCGACGCGCCGCCCAGCGCCTTGCCCAGCGTGGTCGTGATGACGTCAATCTTCCCCACCACGCCGAAGTGCTCGTGGACCCCGCGGCCGGTCTTGCCGATGAACCCTGAGCCGTGGGAGTCGTCCACCAGAATCATGGAGTCGTACTCCTCGCAGAGCGCCACCGCCTCGTCCAGCGGGAAGAGATCGCCGTC encodes the following:
- the kbl gene encoding glycine C-acetyltransferase yields the protein MAYSKVARAGFAEEIEAIKSKGLYKEKRFICSPQNAEITVEFPEGAPQAKVLNFCANNYLGLSSHPEVIAAAHKGLDTRGYGMSSVRFICGTQDIHRELQDKLTEFLGTEDTLLFPSCMDANAGVFEAILGPEDVIIADRLIHASLVDGIRLCSAEYDTFKHMNMNHLKQKLEQHQGKRNRLVVTDGVFSMDGDLFPLDEAVALCEEYDSMILVDDSHGSGFIGKTGRGVHEHFGVVGKIDVITTTLGKALGGASGGCVSGRRELIELCRQKARPFLFSNSLAPVITAASLKVLEIITRSTERRDKLESNTKYFREKITAAGLNVRPGETPIVPVMLYNAKLANDMARDMYAEGIYVIGFSFPVVPNGQARIRVQLSAAHEKAHIDKCVAAFAKVGAKYGIIGLDKDGIIAKYGM